ctgttttcatgTTCAGAGGGTCTACATACAGAATGTCTTCTTTGCAATGTTATTGCACCctaatttcatttaaatcaaGTTTGTTTGTATAGCTCGTTTCCAAATTTATGTTCTCAGAAATcttgtttttaataattcaaaGTCCTCTCTGGGCGTGACCATTAATGTCAAAGAAACAATGAGCAGACATGTAATGCAATACTAGACtcattttctgctgcttttagtTACCGATAATGGCGGTATTGCCTTTCCTCAGTTATTGCTCAAACAGTGGGATCTTTCTGTGTTGAACTATATTTTTCAAACTGGTATCATACACTGTAATAAATCGTTTATAATGGAAAAGAATAAAGATGTATGGACGGATCAAATTGTCTGTTTATTTTGATGTTCAGTTACATTTTTAGTTCAGCCTTCTCTTGAGTAGGATTGGACATTGAGAACTGGTTGCAACTTGGAATAGTTTCAAAAATGACAATTCAATGGAATCATTTTTTCCATTTGAATAGTTTGGAAAATGTAGTTTTGAATCTGATCATCGCTTCCAAATTGAACACTCAAGGTTTTGGTTTCCTTAGCAGCCATGGTGGGCAAAAAGAAAAttctgtgaaataagcatgcCACCTGTATAAACAAAATTGACTGGTtttaagtcatttaaaaaaaaaaaaaagaaaaaaaaaagNNNNNNNNNNttttcatgttttttattgaaataagtCTTATGGAGTTCTTATGGAGAGTGACAACAGTCTTTGAGCAGAGGACCAAACGATTCAATAAACTAATGCTAACTCCATTTGAAATACCAGGTCATCTCACCATCCTCTCTGAAATCTGCCAGACCGTCAGCCGTCTTCCACTCCACCGCAGAGGCTGCCGTCCCATCACGATCTTCACTTCTATCTGTATGCTTCCCGTTTTCTTCTCTGCTCTCAGAGACCAGCGGCTTTACCTCTCTCTGTAGGCCGACTTCTGATGTGAACATTTGCTCCAACTGCACCCGGTGACGCAACACTTCGCCTTCCTTCCGATTCAAATGGATCTCATCTTCTTCTCCTTTGAATCCCTCCTCCAATACATACCCTGACCCATCCTCTTTAAAAGGATTTGAATCCTTCCCTTCAGACTTCTCCACTACAACACTCCTCCAAAAACCTAACTCATCTAAATCAGGTTCAGTCATCACTCCATTGACAACCCCACTTTCCTCATCCTCTTCTTTATCTTCGTGGTCTTGCACTTTGTCATCATCAGCATACTTTACTACTTCTTCACTTTTCCACAGGGTCTCGTCTCTGTGCAGCTCATCGACGTAATGGTGTATTGTGGCCTCGCCTTCTCTGCTCATGTTGACCGGTAGAAAGCCATCTTCTGCATATGGCTGATCAGAGACCAACAACGACCCACTGCTGGCAGTGCCTTGAAAAAAAtagatgtttttaatttaaaaaataaataggcaCTTTCATTGATAGTTTTTTAGTTGGGCACAAAATAATTGTCAGAGGTATGACACTGCAGTGCAAGttaaaacaaccacaacaatCCAATCTATCCGAGAACGAATAAATATCATTGAAATCTAATCAAggcttaaaaaaagacaacaaaaaaactgccACATACCTTCCATCATGGCCCTCCGGTGTTTAGAGGTCACACATTGTGAATCACAGCATTCACATATGGAGTCATCACCAGTGAGGGCCTTCCACCTATCACGGCAAATGCACAAAATATGCTTAATCCACATGgaaacagtggaaaaaaagcCACCTATAGCCCTGGAATGGTAACTGAACTCATAGTGTCAACACTCACCCGTTCCCTCTGTAGGTGCATGATTTGTGTGCAGGACCCGGGTCCTCAGGTGTGACAAACAATTTGCAGTGAATTCTGACCTAAAAATGTAAACTGGGTTAAGCAACAGTTAAATCTGTGTGAATCCTGAGAATTGGGATCCATGATCACCTCCGTATAGGGGTCAGAATTAAACTGGAAAGCCTTCAGGGAGAATCTTAGGGTGTTATCTGTCCGAGAGATGAACTGAGAGGCCCCTGGGTCACTCTTGCTGTCCAACAAACAGCTGCAGATGACAACAATATGATGCTAATCTCAGTTAAATTGCAAATCATGACACCAAGGGTGAGATTAAATGTAGTAGTCTACTGTGCATAATACTCACCCAAAATCGTCAATGATTGTGTATTTGAGTGTATATGatttcaagccactgtatggtGTAGCATAGCAGgttttgatgtacagttttccACGAGTTGAAAGATGAGGAGCAGAGACCTGGAAATTAACAGTCTTCCCAAGCTCGTACACCAGAGACTTGGCTGGTGTTCTCCATGAATCTAGGAGTTAAATATATTGCATCAAATAGAGCCATTTATAACAGATGAACACATTATTGCactgaaaagaaaagcagcTCTTAATCACTACAATCCACAGTTGTTTAAACATACCATCCATCAACTCTATCTGGAAGTCATTTGGACTTCCTTTCAGCCTTTTATGCACAATCGCAGTTTCCCAGGTGGGCCGCACAGTCAGACGATGCACATGGTGGCTCCTGGACAGGTTTGTTTTGGAGATTGTTaaaaccacccacccacacacacacccccacccacacccacacccacacacacacacacacacacctctgataACGGCACTCGATGTCGACATTGATCCGTTGAGATGAGCTTGGAAAACGCTTTGGCGAAGGCTCGTAATGGAGCTCGTATTTGTAGAGCAGATGCCCGTGGGGCGACTGTCAAAGAGAGGCTCACACATTATGATTTTAACATTATGATTATGAGTCTGGAAACGAATGACAAATCATACCTCACGAACGGCATCACACGCTGTCAGAGGATACGTGAAAAGCAGGTCCCCGTATGGTCTGAGAACCCCGTTGCTTTTGCAGGCGCTGCCTAATTTCAGCTCGTCTGTATCTGCGCCCAGACCGTAGAAAGCTGGTTTGACCCGCACGACAACGTCAGACGCGGAGCAGGTTACAGAAACGTCTGGGAGGTAAGCAAATTCCGCCTGGATTTTGGCCTCGGGCTCCCCCGGACGCATGGGTCGAGGTGTCAGAGGAGGGTAAGGTCTTTGGGAACTGAGTGGAGACATTGGAGAAGTGCTGGTAGGTAACCTCCGCGAGGATTTTCTGTCGTCTGTTCTTGACTGTTTAATTGAGTGGGCTTTCGGTGTACCCTGTTTGAAAACTTGTTTTCTTCTGGTAAATGGAGATTCATAAGTGCCTATTGCACAGCTGAGGAGGCAAAGTGAAAAAACACTCCACAAAATATAGGGACGCCACTTTGTTTTCATCGCAACAGACCGCTGTCCTTCCACCTTTCCCTGTTTAACTCTGCGCGTGAAACCAGCGCTCGCGCACGGCTGGGTCTAATTAGTTGCAACTCGGACGAATTGGCATCCGGTTTGCAAACAGGCGGAGTTAAGCTTCGTTTTGGTCGATTTTGGTCTTTAAATGGAAGTAGTGGCAGTTTTCTTTggttccacttttttttttcaaaatagtattCTCGATATAATATTCTTCTTCTTAGTTTATTGACTGGCTACAAACCAACGTTTAAAGGTGCATGGCGCTACCTACTGTACCAGAGTGTGTGATAACCTTTGACTTTAAACCATCAATAAAAAGCCCCTTTAACCTGTTTTTGTTTATCACTGGTTCATCCCCTGTCTCTAACAGTCCTTTAATGCTCCACTCCCTTCCCAAATCTATCACCCTGTCCTTCAATCTCGTCCTCTCTACAATAAACTTCCTACAAACTATTACAGTAGTACATGTTCAACAGTTTCCCTACAATTACAAATCTCACATTTATCTGTCACTGTCTTTTGCATTAAATCTAAAGTAGCATTAAATCCTGTATGTCCTAATCTTAATCCAGCAAAAACGGTGTCTTCTTTCCTACATTTAcctgtattatttattaattggaccgactttttttgaaattttgaaaTAATCTCTACCCTTAATGTCATTATTACAGAGTTCTTGCCAAAATGTCATTATTTCACGATGAATAATTGAGTTTCCTTCTGTCCTCCTAAAACTAATTTctaaaatattataatttttgtttAATGCACTTTTCGCAAGTTTATCTGCAGTCTAATTTCCCTCAATTTCAACATGTGTTGGTATCCAATAGAAATGTACATTGATTCCTAATTgctgtacagtatattcaataacaaaatgtactgtatacatctATTAAAAGATCCTCTCAAACTGATTGACctgattttatattatattcatataatCTGAACATATCAATACTCCCTTGAGTGATGGGTTACATGCAGAGATGGAATTTTACTACATTTATGTGCAGgagacaataaagtacctttaccttTTACTTTGTATGGTTTGACCTCCTCTATCCACTTAAGACTGATGATTACTGATGTTCTGCCTCTTTGGAATTCTCTACTAATCCTTTATCAAAATTTCTGGAATATATACGCCCACTCAGACATGTTCATTTAAATGGTTTGATCCATCAGTataaatattgatataatatataatcataAGAACTTTTATTTCAATATTCTTTAACCAAATACCCAATGTTAGGTTCCTCTCTGTccactcttttcttttcaagcaTATGAAGATTAACCTTGGGTTGAAGACATAACCATGGAGAAATACTGCTGTTAATAACTGCTGATGAATATGATCTCatttctgttttacttttttgttaatgtcGCATCCAAATCctttatcagaaaaaaaattattcccAACAATTCTGCAGTTTGTATTCAGTATGATAGCGACAACTTAACTCTCCTCAAATGTAACGGCAGTTTAATGGATTCAACAAGAAATGCATTAACAGGTGTGGATTTGACTGCTCCCAAACAAAGTCTTAATGCTCTGTATTGTAGCCTGTCAAGTTTTTATAGGTGACCTTTTGCCATAGATTCATGAATCTTACATCCACAATCCAACGTGGCTCTCATCAAAGCCCTGAATATGTGTAATaatacttttttacatttactctaaatcatttattgtattgttttacttttatttgagaTCACAAGAAACTCTTTTGCTGTTTACACAATTGTTTGGATTCCGTCATTTCTGCCATTTTGTTCTAGCCCAATGTAAGCCACTTTACACATGAATGCAACGAAATACTTTATCCACCAACATGGTTCCCTTCTTTATCCTGTAGATGTGGGCGGCCGCACGTAGATCCGTCGGATGCAACTTTTTTCTTATTACAAAAAGGAGTATTACTGGTTTGTGTAATACTTATTTCAGGGTTGGTTACTTTTTCTACCTTCTCATCATTAAcccccgtcaaccatgaaaaaaatggttgctttttttttcaacattgttttttctgacatttttgtcactttttcaatgttgtgggtgcttttttttgatttttctcaaagttgttttgatatttttaatgttgacatttcaagAACATATTTCaatggcccattttttgtgacaacaaaaaaaatgaaaatggggtcaatttgacccaaggacaacatgagggttaacagcCTCTGTAGATTAGACTTTGTTTATGACTTTACATTTTTGGACTAAACATCCCCAAAAAGCAGCACTGTGATTTCTTCCATAACATTTGACAGGCACATCTTTCCCACATTTCCCAAAGGCATGATTGCCCTTCACATCTCTCTAGGAAGTTGTGCTTCAGTCAACAGGTAAACCATGGGCCAGTTTGTTTCACCATCGTTCAATGGACGGTTTTACAAGTACAGTGGAAACACAGGCCTGTAggtttaatttataaaaaatatttttttaggcTTCGGCAGGGCCACTATGCCTACCACTACTGTGCTTATGCCAACTTGTCTGAATGCATTTCTACTAAAATGGTGTGTTGTCTGCTGAAACAAGTGGTTAGACATTCTAAGCGAAATGTGGGGTAGAGTTTGGAATATCGCAAAGACCAACCAATTTTTCCTCTGTTTTGGCAAACTTTATTTACAGACTTACAAATTAACAGCATATTAAGTTGTGTCCTTGCTGATTTACATATTGCTCAATGTCATAAAAACGTAtatacatacctacatacatacagctgcacaTAAACACCAAGAAGACCAAGACCAGATATGTGCTACATCCAGTTCATTCAGAGCAAttacaaataaacaacacatgAAATGCATTCTCTTAAATTAACCAAttggttaattttttttaagttgttaaATTAAGTAATCTAAAGTGAGGACTCCCTAAAACCGAAAAACTAAGATTTGACAGCTGTTTTTCAGAATCACAAAACAGTTAAGAAACATGTTTGTCACAGTATAGCAACTtgtgatattttcttttgtaagaaaacagaaaaataaattctcACAGGACTTGAAAATCACAGATGACTCAATAACCATTCACGGTTGATAAATTATTATACACATGTGCTTTCATAAGAAAAACCTAAAACCCCTTAAATAGTTTGtttgaataaatatttaaataaagcaTGTTTAAAACATGCTAAATGAAGACATTTTAGAAATGTCTTTTAAACCTTATGGAGATAGGCTGAAATGGTAAGGCACAAAAAAGGCAGGAAGGGAAACCCTTTTCAGTACCAAAAccttacataatatatataatatatatattaatataatataataataaaacagtaaatCTCATTGCAATTAGTTATTAAAGATGTGTGTTTCATATATACACTACATAATACCACAAGGTGCATTTTCCCTTCAGAAAATTCAAGTACACTTTAAGTTTTTGCCTTTCTGAAATAATCTACAGGAAACGCCTAAAACTTAACGCAGAAAGTGTAGCACACCTCCATACAACTCCAATTAGTGAAATAGTGGTGGTTTGCCCTTTTGTAAATAAGGGCTCCTCTTGTTTATTTCCTTCAGAGCACTATttgaatggaaaataaaacacaagtgacCTAAGACATAGTAAACATCAAAGGTAACATTATACTCCAGTCTGAACGAGTGAAAGTCAGATCTTGTCAAACAGCAAATAAATACTTCATAAACACCACAACTCACAAGCTGTGTCCCATTTCCAACCTAGTATTTCAGGATGTAGTGTAAACATGGAATAGATGAAAACTGTTGTCCCACAATGCAATAACACTGTAGACATCTACATGCAATGAAATCACACATCTTTGGAAAAATCACTTGGATTTCCGTATCAAATATCCGTATAACTCCATGTTTGAGCTCCCATGAGCCATATACTTATAGGAGCTGTAGTTGTTGAacgttataaaaaaaaaatgataaggTGGTCAGATTTTACTGTCCAGTTTGGTAATAGATATTACGTTTAGGTTAAAATATGAACAGATCCCAGTGCTGTGTTCCAACTAggcaatgaaagaaaaaaacctctGAAGGAAATGGTATGACAGTGAGTGAACCCAGGACTTTAGTTCTGCCAATATAACCCactgtgtacatttttaaattgtgtatgCTTTCTAGTTTTAGCAGATGGAAGCTTAATTTGAACACAGCTGAAGATTAAGGGTATCAGTTAATTACTTCACACCTGCGATGCTACTGACCGGCCAATAGAGGGCGACGTAAACCGTGTGATCCACTGTAGGGCGCCTCATAATGAGGATTGTGTTTGTGCAGCAGTGGTCTGCGGCTTCTCCTCTGTTGGTCCAGAGAGTTGGTGGTCGTGTCCCTCGATAGCCTGTGCAAACACCTTAAAGCAGCTGTGGTGGCTGGCTCGTCCTCTGCTGCTACACGCTGCTTCCAAGCACTGAAATTTCAGACTCAGAGTCCCTGTTAATGGACGGGAGAACAGCCAGGACTCAGACACAAAGGACTTTTCTTTGTTCAGACAAGGTGAATAATGCATTCTTACACTTGAGAAAAACAGGTTTCATTAGAATTTTGCATAGGTATACAGCACACAACTGAATACACTTTACTGTGGTCATGCTGCGTAACAGGTGTCTAGCCTTGTTTGGTTATCCCAAATCAAGCACAAACGTTTGCGTAGTTGCGTCTTAAGTGCTTGTGTGTGCTTTTCACTTACAGCATTTCTTGCAGTAGTTTTCGGTTGCCCTGCCTCCTTTCTTCATCAATAGGGTAGGTCCACAATATCAACAGTCCCACAGCTATAAGAGCCACAGGCACAGGGGAGACGAGCACCTTCAGAGTTAAACTGACCGCCTCAGGTTGTGAGCAGCTCCCAGTCACATAGCCGGCAAAtctgcaacaaaaaaatgcagacagagggagaaatgTTGAGCTGATGGGAGTACAGTTTAGCAAGACTGTTAGGTGAAGGATTATAAGATTACTATGTGACCACTGGACTGATAAGCTATAACATGGAACAACacaagttttgtttgtgtgtgtgtgtgtgtgcgtcagtaAGTCAGTGAAAACAGCCCATTTGTGTTACATCCCCAAGAAGGCACAAGTGGACTATATATTTCCCAATAACTGTTATCCGTCAAATTGTTATATGGGATTCTCAAACCACAGCTCAAAACATACTGACAGGTCTGATCCTcggttacatgattggccaccatagcgtgatgttttttttccccaaaagttGAGTTGGCCTCAACTTTTTGCCGCAGACagactgcatttttttcttcttcaagacCTGCGTTTTTGCTGCACCGTCTGCCGGTGTgtaaggctctgacacaccaacccaatGGCCGACCGTTGGCAGAAAAGGTAGTCGGACTGATCATTTGGCTCCTGTTGGTCCAAAAAAAATgctcggaacacaccaaagcaacgttgacttgagcgtacgttctgCGCGAGACATAatgtctccataacagcaggtggCGCCAATCTATACTGTtgcccaaaaaattaaaaccagaAATGACGAACATGTCACGTGGGTTTGGCTTCTCGCAAATTTCAATGCCAACCAAAATGGCGGCTCGTTTGTAACATAATCTCGTATTTTACGgaaatagttcaccaaaatgtgtttctgaaaacattttaagcgagaaataagccatgcagttgctgaattggtctgttgttgtttttttttttatctacaaaAGGTCAGTTTGAACGATTTGTCAGAATTTGAGAGGCGTTCGTCACGCTTACCCTGCGTctatgtttctgtttagagtatgtatatattagtgtgtatatattgtttgattgttttgtatgtgtaagcgcattgtgagcaacgatgttccaaagaaaaattcctcgtatgtgtcctcatacctggcaaacaAAGAGGATTCTGATTTCCGGTAAATGTTTTACCATAAGTGCACTGATTAGCAAGTCAAGGGCTAgcgctccaccaatcagattggtcatagAGTCTGACTGCCCACTGGCCAACTCCACAAGTCAAACTGGCCTAAATTAAAGCTAACGTCTCCTCCGACTGACGACGGCACGGAAAACTGAACAGACTCAAGTCAGCGaactcgccagactgtccgacgacCGTTTACCGGATTGGTGCGGCAGCGCCTTTAGACACAGTGTGCTGACTAAATTTTAAGGATGACAGTGAGAATCAAACTGTACATGAGATTAATAGCTAAAGATATGGATCAACAAACTCACTTCAAACTGAGTGTAGAGACACCCAGGGATACTCCAGAGGCAAACTTGATAAAGAACACATAGTAGGAGTAGAAGAGGGCTTCGTGACCATGGATGTCTGGGTTTTTCACCTTGAAGTCATCCACTACATCGGGAAGCATTGACCTGAAAGCACAAACACGACATTTAGAAGGAAACTGGAGATGCAGTCAACAAAAAGCCACATCTGCATATAAATATGAATCCAGGAATGGATTCTGTGGATAAACTCGTGCTTACCAAGGCAGGAGGAAAGCAGCCGCCACGCTCACACCTGCCGCCACTGAGACCAAGTAAGAAATGATCAGGTTGCTCTTGATGCAGACGATTAGGATCATGAAGGGTACTGCCCACTATGGAAAGAAAGCAGTTCCATAACAACACATTCCTTTTGAATAAATGCCTTTGTTGtaccaaaaactttttttttcttcttttaacttACCGTGACGCCAAAGTAAACTGCCTTCTTCTTCCCAAACCGGCTCAGAAACCACTGCCAAAACGGGATGGTCATAGTCCCTGATAGCTGGAAAAAAATGTGACGCAGTATTTCATTAAATATCATGCATGCTCGCAAAAGGACAAGGTATGTACACAGTtgataattaaatattaatcatTCACGTTGACCAAAGTTAACATCAGATTTATCTGGaatctagtctatatccacgatgttccaattccgggattgctccagcGCTAACGGAAATCCCGCTGGATAACGCTCTTTTCGCCTGGATGACCGTTACCTTCCGCATTCTTTGTGTTTGGATTTTAAACTACTGTTGATTtacgaggactatggttaaccgctcctcagatctctgcagaaaagaaaactccgattggagaagaaaactcagattggacaagtTGTCTATGAACACAACTTGggaagttttctgttgcacgattaaaacaaccttttaacgtacacatgttccacaaaaacaagttccttcccaagactattttgGCTCTGTTGGGCATTTAGCGACAATTGAgagtggtttaaagaaatgccaattaccAGAGCACAGTTTTCTACCActtggaatgctgtgtggagccACACCCTcttcacagtgctgtggaggtaggtcaggcaaagcgagactatctGGAATCATTCAGCCAGATGACGCTGTCTAGCCTAGCCAGATTAGCTTCATCAGAAGACCGACAGAGGCATTCACCTTTAGTAACCATAAGGATTTAgttttttgatttaaatttaaCAGAAATATTTATCTGTACTCTACTCTTGAAACTTGTGGAGTCAAGGAAAGGATTGCCTCTTGTATCACTTTGCAGTGTTATTGGCGAGGTGCGATCAGAGCTTTAGTTACCATTTATATTTCTAACATACTATATTTGTGGGCAATTTTGAGGTTTTACTATGTGACTATATATAAAACTTATAATTTTGGTGGGAATCAAGTGTGGGAAGAAAGGATCTTATCTTACTTGTAGTTTGAAATTTAGGTCTTGGCTTGAGTAAGTTATAtcctgtggtgtgtgtatatagtgtcattttttattttgtagtataAATGTAGCTATAAAAATTGCTATAGATgccacattttaataaaaaatagttataataataatactttgttTTAAGGGGCCAGATTTCTTTGTTTCCATGCATGCATTTTCCTTTGTAACATTAACATGAAAATATAAGACTTAGATTTTATTTCTTAAGAAATATCTCTGGAAATCATAAAATAGTTGATACActggtttgtcattttttgaattaaaaaacaattctgatcgaaaacaaaaaaggtttcaCGTTGGACTTGCAGTGCTTTAAGACCTTAATATAGCTAAAATTCTGGCTGCAGCTCGGGCACTATAGAAGTTACCTATGATGACTTAACATTCATTTTGCTATCAAAATTCAGAAAAAATGTGGGGAACTGGAAAGAACAAAGTGACCACTTCAGGAAGAGGCCAAGGGACGAGGGCATGACATGCTTTGTTTGATCATAACTTGACTCTGCGGGGGAAGAAAACCTTTGTCCTAAAGGTTTAACTTGGTCAACCAGTGTTAAATGACCACACAAGAACAAGCTTTCTACTGACAACTTAGCAGCATAAGAAACATAATCaacaatggaaataaaaaataaaaaaatctttgctTTTGCCCCTTCTTCTCCCACCTCTCCAAATAAGATACACTGCCCACAAATGTTTCCACTCCTTATCAGAGGAAAGGCACCAGAGTGACGAGGATGGGAAGGAGGACGCAACCAGGGCAACAAAAGCTCCACTGTGTGCCTGTCTCTCCCTCCTACTCCTGCTGAGCGTCGAGTGAGTGTGTGACTGGGAAACAGATTCCCAGGAGCCCAAACAACACCTCTTCTCACCCTGAAAATCTGCTCTTTTAATCATGCGCCTCCTTGTGTGAGGACTGACCTCAGAATACAGACTGAAAACCCCACAAACACCAGGACCTTACTGTATGCCACAAGGAGAGcaaaacaaaattgtttttttgccgCAGATGTCTTCCAAATCTCACATTAGGGCTTTTACACTGAGGTAAACAGTTTATTATCGGAAAAGGGAAACACTCACCATAATGACCAGGAGAATATTCTGGTAGTCCTTTCTATGGCCGAGAGCGTAGGTAATGAAAAGAGCAAAGTTTCCCTCTAgtagctgtaaaaaaaacaacaaatgagtaATTTCTATGCCAGCTACAGTTAGAGATTGAAgtaatagttcaacattttgggaaatacacattgtattttgtttaaTCCGTACAAAAGCCAAAGTTGTGGTTTTACCTTTGGacagctagctgtttccccttgtttccagtctttaagctaaactaagctaaatGTCTCCCAGCTGTAGCTTCATTTAAGAGTGGTAACAATCTTCTCCTCTAATGCTCAACAAAAAAGCATTAGTAAAAGTAATTTCCCAAAGTGTTGAATTTTGCTTTtaaccatgactttttcaataaTGTTTGTATCCAGCATGACACAGATAATGAGACACAGTATTACCATGAAGGCCAGAGAGGTGAAGAGGAAGCCGATGACCAGTTTGATGTACGGTCCGTAACCCATCACCAGCCACAGGCCCTGACAGAAGGTGAGGTGGGATACCTTTCGCCCGCTCTCTATAATTCAACATGGAGGAGAAAACAAAGATAAGGCAGCTGAAAATCTTTGCTCTAAAAGGAATTTATTGCACAATGCAGAGCCATGATTATGTGAAACAATGTTCTGGCATGTGCCTTATTCGTATCTTGGAGACATTTGGCGCCTGCCAGAATGCGGCCACCACTTTATTTTTTGGCCAGTGATAAGTAGGGCCAAATGTTTAAGGACAACTGATACAAACGTGCAAGACACTGGTAAGACTCAAATCTTGGCCATGAAGTCCTGAATCAAGTATTACACTTTAAAAGTTGCTTCAAtgttctccctctttctccctccctgcTACAAAAGAAGCATTGtcctaaaaaagtcaaaaagctAGTAAGTCCAATGCAGTCACGAGTCTGTGGTGTTCTAGTCAAAGTCTTTATTTTGTCAAGTTGATTCCTCAG
Above is a genomic segment from Etheostoma spectabile isolate EspeVRDwgs_2016 chromosome 20, UIUC_Espe_1.0, whole genome shotgun sequence containing:
- the si:ch211-67f13.7 gene encoding zona pellucida sperm-binding protein 3 is translated as MKTKWRPYILWSVFSLCLLSCAIGTYESPFTRRKQVFKQGTPKAHSIKQSRTDDRKSSRRLPTSTSPMSPLSSQRPYPPLTPRPMRPGEPEAKIQAEFAYLPDVSVTCSASDVVVRVKPAFYGLGADTDELKLGSACKSNGVLRPYGDLLFTYPLTACDAVRESPHGHLLYKYELHYEPSPKRFPSSSQRINVDIECRYQRSHHVHRLTVRPTWETAIVHKRLKGSPNDFQIELMDDSWRTPAKSLVYELGKTVNFQVSAPHLSTRGKLYIKTCYATPYSGLKSYTLKYTIIDDFGCLLDSKSDPGASQFISRTDNTLRFSLKAFQFNSDPYTEVRIHCKLFVTPEDPGPAHKSCTYRGNGWKALTGDDSICECCDSQCVTSKHRRAMMEGTASSGSLLVSDQPYAEDGFLPVNMSREGETLWKSEEVVKYADDDKVQDHEDKEEDEESGVVNGVMTEPDLDELGFWRSVVVEKSEGKDSNPFKEDGSGYVLEEGFKGEEDEIHLNRKEGEVLRHRREVKPLVSESREENGKHTDRSEDRDGTAASAVEWKTADGLADFREDGEMTWYFKWS